The region aaaatacttaatgcatatttaacacttttcaataaagatggaaaagAAACGTGGTGCTTACCACGAGCTCCATAAGTTAGGGTTCGAGATGCTGATCTCACGCATCCAAACTCTCACCTTCTGTAAAGCTTTCAATGTGACTTATGTAAACCTTTTCTCAATCAAAACCTCAAAACATATAACCATATTAAACACTTTTATAAATAAGATACATGGTGGTTACCGTGAATTCCCGAGGCTAGGATTCAAGATGCttatctcgctcatccaagttctcgtCATCATTCAAAATACTTCAAACATATCAATTTCCTATTTCCCCGCTGTCGTGCGATCCTTCAAACattttcataaatgaaagatacTTCGTCCATTCCGAGACGATGCAAACAAACTTTGTTCCTACATGTGCAAGAAGTTAGAACGCTTTTCACTCGAATGTGATGAGAACATAACACTGTGAGAATCCAAGTTATGTTATCCATTCTGATGTGATGTCAATATTCGCCTCTCCATGTTTTGGGTAGTAAGAAATATTTTCCTCTTGATTACGACTAAGTACCTTTCGCTAAAGTCGACCAACAAATAAACCTTTTCTACTCAGAACTATGTAAccttgaattctctattgcacCAAAGATACGTAGGAGTGAGATTCAAAGTCTCGTCAgacacattaataaaaaaatccaaaaccattttctcttttattttggTCATATCTTCTTTCTTTcttaataacttgaaaagcctaacatttctaagcaAACACTAACACGCACAATCGACCAAACGGTTCCCGTTGAGCACAAggaacgtgaggggtgctaataccttccccttacgtaatcaACTCTCGAACCCGGATTTGGTTACAATGAACATATCTTATCCTTTTATttagaggttttatcgatattttccttttccccctttgagaataaataaagtccggtggtgactctgttcagtccatccCGCGAGCGCGCGACTGCGCTACGCGAGCGTTGTGTTCTCAGTTTTTCGAGGTACTACAGTTAACAATGTATCATTTGATATATTTTAAGAAACAACAATCCAACTTCATTATGTTTAGATCGAATTTGATCTCTTGTGGTAGCTTTTGCACGTCTTCGCGTACGCGACTTTAATTCGCATCTTTGCGTCATGATTTTAATCTGTGCATGTTTTCATTTTTGCTTTACTTCTTTCGATTTGATTACATTGAATGTGAGATGTAAAAATGTTGTATGTGTTCTTATTATTTGCATCTTTGGTTTTGCTTTGCATTTATTCTATCTTTATTGATTATCCTTATTGCAATCCTCATTCAAAAAAATGTATCTCATCCCCCTGGATTGTATTGTTGCCTATTTTTATCGTTTTCCTTTTGTTTGCTTTGTTATCTTAGGTAATTTCTAACTCAAGATTGAAATCAGTCACTTTTAAAAAAGAATAAAGATAAAcgctcgatccaacatcgagtaattTTCTCGAATCAAACCTTTTCAAACTATTCTTTTCAAACCATTTACACTATCCCAACTTCTAAAACATTTCACCTTCAATCATTTCCAACTTTCAAACCATTTTGTTGAGTTATTTCGCAAACACTattcaaatgcttgatccaaAGTCAAGTGATTTTCCCAATGAAGAAAAAACATTTAATCATTACTAAATATCTTTTCACAAATAAGATGAAAAAGGAACATGGTGGATATCACGAGCTCCAGAGGCTTGGATACGAGATAGATATCTCACTCATCCGAGTTCTCATCATCccataatttttttttaatggGATCAATATAAACCTTTTCTCaataaaaaaaatcttaaaaacatctaaaaatatcaaacccttttgcaaataagatggaaaagGAACGAGGTGGATACCACGAGCTCTAGAAGCTGGGATTTGAGATGTATATCTCGCCCATCCGagctctcgccatcattcaaaatacatcaaacacatcaaaatCTTTTTCTCGCCATCGTGCAATCACTTTCAAACCTTTTTTATAAACAAATGTATTTTGTCTCGAGACGATGCAAGACAACGCCTCGTCCACTTATATGTGTGAGTAAGCTAACGATGTTTTCCCGCGAATGTTGATATGTTTATCCATTCGGTTGGATGCAAACGTTCCtttctccacttgttttgggtaaTTTTTCTGTTGATTGAGACAAAATAGCTTTctctaaaatcgaccaacaaagaAACATTTTTTACCCAAAACTACGCAGCCTTGAGTTCTTCATCGCACCCTGAGATATGTAGGAGCGAGATCCAAAGTCTCatcaagcaccctaataaaaactAAATCGCTTGGTCATGTCCTTTTCCGTTTAATAACTCGATAAACCAAACATTTCAAAAACAAACACTAACGCACACAGCTAACGAAATGGTTCATTTTGAATACAATTGACGTGaagggtgttaatacctttcccttgcataaccgacttccaAACTCTGATTTGGTTGCGGCGACCATAATCATAATCGTTCTTTTAgggattttatcgatattttccttttccctctttgagaataaataaagttcggtggcgactctgtaaATCCATTCTGCGAGCGTGCAATTGTGCCTCACGAGGTCCTATTCTTTTTCCAATGTACGAAAACACCCCAAAATACATCAAATACATACGTAAGTGAATCACACCATCATTTTGTAAAACAAAATAGTCCAAAAATATATTTATGAAATCCAAAAATACATTTCCGAAATTTTTGAGCCATGGTAAGGGTAATTGTTGGTCATAGTGAAGAAAACAGAGAGAAGATAGTAGAGAAATAAGGATAATTGAACACTAGGACACTTTATGGATACACATTTACGAATATCTTTTTAGCTAAAATAGAAGTGTCTCACATGCAACTATTTTACCGGTGTGATTTTTTGTCTGTCCAAAGATACATCTCCAAAATATGCATAAAATATGAATATTATAATGTGCTCCACCCCATGGGATTAGAAATTTCCTAACATAATACTTGCTTTTGTGGTGGGTGTCTCCTTTAATTTTTGAACACCGCAACATTTTATCTTTTTCTTTCAATATCTCAAACACAATCTATGTGGACCTTTGCTACATGCAAGACCAAATTCATAAATAGTACGTCTCTTTATACTAGCTTTTGCGCTTCACTGAAAGGAAATTGGCCGTAATTTTATTCACACTTCACACCCGTGACAAACCACACAAATTATGCACTTATACACTTGTAAAATAAACTCATCCAAATACTAAGGTTTAAattattattttccttttcaTTCACATAATTTTGATTATGTTTGTGATCCTCTAGCTTCTTGGGAGAGAACAATTGTAGACCCCATTCCCTCAATCATGGCTCAAAATAAGATTCCCTCACCAAATAATACAAAATCAATGGACCCAACTTGATAGTTCCTAGCTCTTACATTTGGTTACTTAACAACCTATACCACCAACTATATTCCGAGTTTCATACCAATTACATCAAAGtgtcatttcttttttttaataaaaaaatcgGTATCCGGCCTTAAAATCGACTAATTTGAAGGAAACCAATTTCATTGTCCACTTACAGAAGTCTCATTTAAAACTAGAACAAAACACTATATGATTCAAACTTAAGACGTTAGGAAGAAGACGTTCTCAAATCCCAAACCTTAATCAACATGTTAATATAGTTATTAAAATACATATTTAACAACCATGGACTAAAATAAGCAAAAAGAATAGATTCAATGCATATTGATATAAACTAGTTTTACAGTGACAAAATATTAGACTAAAGAATCTCAATGTGGAAGAGAAATAGGTGTCTCTATTACATGAGGAGTTATTGGAGTAGAACCATCTGATCTAGATTCAGTGGAAAGTCTATTTCCACTATTACCCCTATGAATTTCTTCAACCATTCTCAAAACTTCATCCATTTTTGGTCTTTGATCTTGTATCCTCCCAACACAAGCCATACCAATTTGTAACATCTCAACCATTTCTTCTTCTATATTAGGATATCTCAATAGCTCCAAATCAAACACTTCAGAAGTCCATTCTTCTCTAACCACAGAATTCACCCACCTAACCAAATGAACAACTTCCTCACCTACATGTAAAGGAGATTTTCCAGTTAAAAGTTCAAGTAACAAGACACCGAAACTATAGACGTCAGCCGCCGGAGTTGCTTTTCGAGTTTCCGTTACTTCAGGTGCAAGGTACCCTGACGCCCTTGGAGATGTTGGAGTTATTATCATTGTTGCTAGACCAGTGTCAGATATGGAACCATATCCTTTAGAGTTGAGGAAAATGTTTGAGGCTTTTATGTTTGCATGGACTAGTTTTCCTTCTTCTATTGCATGGATGTGTGCAATGCCTCTTGCTACACCAATTGCTATTCTCAACCTGGTTTCCCAGTCTAAAGGAATTCTATCTGCCCCTCTTTTTCCTGCAAATTGGTACATCATGCCAAATCATATAGTTAAAATTAACAACTTCTAAAAAGCCCTCATAAAAATTACAGAAGTAGAGATTCATATTGATTGGGTTCAATGAACTATCCTAAAAAGCACAAACACCTGAAACCAACACCTGACACATCGACACcaataataatttaaaaaaaacaagaataaattCAACATAATCATAAGTGTCGCTGACAGTTTCAGATATCGACACTGACAGACACACCTTTTTTTCAAAGGTGTCAGTGCTACAGAGGAACTATCTGACCGAGATACAAGTCACATGTATTGTAACCGGTAAGATATTTCAACTGCATTTAGAATTAAGTAATTCAAAATAATTGTTAGATAGGAGAAAATGTTAAGAATAACATACCATGCAACATTGCTGAGACACTGCCTTGTTCATAAAAATCATATACCATAAGTTTCTCCTCCTTTGAATAGTAATAAGCCCTTAGAGCAGCCACATTCTCATGCCTAATCCCTCCTACCATCTCCATCTGCTGTTCGAACTCGCGCTTCCCAACCGTAACCTCCTTCAGCCTCTTAACCGCGACTGTCGTTGTCTCTTCTAAAGCAGCCTTATAAACAGTACCAAAAGTTCCCTTTCCAAGCACCTCAGCAGAAGCTCTCAACAAATCTTCCAAGTCAAATACATAATTGCAATCTTCAAAGAAGACGATTTTGTTTCTTTCTAGACTCTCAGAAGCTTCTTTTTTATCAGAAAAAACTTCTTTGTTCTTCTGAGACTTAACAAGTTGTCCCGCTTCATCTTGTTTCTTGTAACAGCACACAATCCAGAAAACTGCTATGATTAAAATTCCTAGTACACAACCACCAATGATGATACCTAATAATGCCTGTTCTTTAAGCCCTTTGTGTTTTTTCCTTTTTATATGAGAATTTGGAGGATAAACATTCACAAATGTAAGATTGTTACCTGAAAAGGACAAACTTGGAAATCTATGAAGCGTTTTAGGCACAACACCACTAAGATTATTGTTTTCCAAATTGAGATCTTTGAGGCTAGGAATATTGATATCAGGAATTTCACCTGAAAGAGTGTTATTAGCTAGAATCAAAGAAGTGAGATGAGTCAAATTTGAAACTGATAAAGGAATGCTTCCATTAAAACCATTGTTGGAAAAATCAACAACAGTAAGATTATTCCAAACTGAAAAATCTAATGGCAATGGCCCAGAAAACTTGTTGAATTGGAGGAAAAGAAAGGTCAGATTTTTCAGCTTATAGAAATCAGAAGGGAAGAAACCAGTTATATTATTTGATGCAAGATTCAAATTTTGAAGTGCTTTGAGTCTACCAAGAGTGTTAGGTGGAATTGAACCATTCAGTCCAACACTTTGTAGCTGAAGGGATATAACTCTTGATTTTTCCGTATTGCAGGTAACTCTAGTCCAATTTTTGCATACAGAAGAACTCTTGTTCCAATTGAGATGTGCGGAGTGATTCATGTTGTGAAGGAAATCCAGTAAAGCTTGTTTATCTGCTACTGGTTCAGCTCCAATACAAATAAAGAACATTGCTCCAATTATGAAAGTTTCTGAATAAAAGAACAAAAGGGCCATCTTGTTTCTCATTCTTGTAGATTGAATAAAGAAATTTGGATGTAAAGCAAAGCAAGTATATGATATGTTTTCAAAGCTGAAATAAGAAAGAGAATTGGGTGAGAAGCATGATAGAATCTATTCTCATGTGCCTTATATATATGTAATCTAGATGATATATTGGAGTAATTTTCGTAAGTTTTGACATTAAAGGCTAAAACATAATCAACTATAACTAAAGTGTGTTTTGTAGTCAAAATAAGCAGCACTTTGACATGGAAAATCAGCTTATTAGCTTTTTGCTGTTTACCTACTTTGTTTGTTTCCCAAAGGAATCCAATCAAAAAGATGTATACCAAACTTTGAAACTATGAATAGAATAATTTAATGACAAAGACTATGTCACTGTATCAACAAAAAAATGTATCCTTTTGTGGAATTTGTAAACTGAAATACCAGAACATTTTCCATATGTATACTAAAATTAGCAATGAAATGTTgaatttgataaaaaaaattctATGTTTTAGAAATAAATGTTGGATTGGGCTTGTGGAGGAACAATACTCATTGATGCAATAAAACAAACACATGAAAGGCAATACATAAGTTTATTATGTCACAAACACACTAATTTAGTTACAATCTTAAGCTTAAATCATACCTGTGTTGCTTCTTCTCTTCCTTTGTATGATTCTTCTTCCTAGAGAGAATTGAGTGAGGAAATAATGGAGATGAAATTATAAAGAGAA is a window of Lathyrus oleraceus cultivar Zhongwan6 chromosome 6, CAAS_Psat_ZW6_1.0, whole genome shotgun sequence DNA encoding:
- the LOC127091691 gene encoding probable inactive receptor kinase At4g23740 isoform X2, whose product is MAKPSSRQTPCLVFQSTLLFIISSPLFPHSILSRKKNHTKEEKKQHSFENISYTCFALHPNFFIQSTRMRNKMALLFFYSETFIIGAMFFICIGAEPVADKQALLDFLHNMNHSAHLNWNKSSSVCKNWTRVTCNTEKSRVISLQLQSVGLNGSIPPNTLGRLKALQNLNLASNNITGFFPSDFYKLKNLTFLFLQFNKFSGPLPLDFSVWNNLTVVDFSNNGFNGSIPLSVSNLTHLTSLILANNTLSGEIPDINIPSLKDLNLENNNLSGVVPKTLHRFPSLSFSGIIIGGCVLGILIIAVFWIVCCYKKQDEAGQLVKSQKNKEVFSDKKEASESLERNKIVFFEDCNYVFDLEDLLRASAEVLGKGTFGTVYKAALEETTTVAVKRLKEVTVGKREFEQQMEMVGGIRHENVAALRAYYYSKEEKLMVYDFYEQGSVSAMLHGKRGADRIPLDWETRLRIAIGVARGIAHIHAIEEGKLVHANIKASNIFLNSKGYGSISDTGLATMIITPTSPRASGYLAPEVTETRKATPAADVYSFGVLLLELLTGKSPLHVGEEVVHLVRWVNSVVREEWTSEVFDLELLRYPNIEEEMVEMLQIGMACVGRIQDQRPKMDEVLRMVEEIHRGNSGNRLSTESRSDGSTPITPHVIETPISLPH
- the LOC127091691 gene encoding probable inactive receptor kinase At4g23740 isoform X5; amino-acid sequence: MAKPSSRQTPCLVFQSTLLFIISSPLFPHSILSRKKNHTKEEKKQHSFENISYTCFALHPNFFIQSTRMRNKMALLFFYSETFIIGAMFFICIGAEPVADKQALLDFLHNMNHSAHLNWNKSSSVCKNWTRVTCNTEKSRVISLQLQSVGLNGSIPPNTLGEIPDINIPSLKDLNLENNNLSGVVPKTLHRFPSLSFSGIIIGGCVLGILIIAVFWIVCCYKKQDEAGQLVKSQKNKEVFSDKKEASESLERNKIVFFEDCNYVFDLEDLLRASAEVLGKGTFGTVYKAALEETTTVAVKRLKEVTVGKREFEQQMEMVGGIRHENVAALRAYYYSKEEKLMVYDFYEQGSVSAMLHGKRGADRIPLDWETRLRIAIGVARGIAHIHAIEEGKLVHANIKASNIFLNSKGYGSISDTGLATMIITPTSPRASGYLAPEVTETRKATPAADVYSFGVLLLELLTGKSPLHVGEEVVHLVRWVNSVVREEWTSEVFDLELLRYPNIEEEMVEMLQIGMACVGRIQDQRPKMDEVLRMVEEIHRGNSGNRLSTESRSDGSTPITPHVIETPISLPH
- the LOC127091691 gene encoding probable inactive receptor kinase At4g23740 isoform X3; the protein is MFFICIGAEPVADKQALLDFLHNMNHSAHLNWNKSSSVCKNWTRVTCNTEKSRVISLQLQSVGLNGSIPPNTLGRLKALQNLNLASNNITGFFPSDFYKLKNLTFLFLQFNKFSGPLPLDFSVWNNLTVVDFSNNGFNGSIPLSVSNLTHLTSLILANNTLSGEIPDINIPSLKDLNLENNNLSGVVPKTLHRFPSLSFSGNNLTFVNVYPPNSHIKRKKHKGLKEQALLGIIIGGCVLGILIIAVFWIVCCYKKQDEAGQLVKSQKNKEVFSDKKEASESLERNKIVFFEDCNYVFDLEDLLRASAEVLGKGTFGTVYKAALEETTTVAVKRLKEVTVGKREFEQQMEMVGGIRHENVAALRAYYYSKEEKLMVYDFYEQGSVSAMLHGKRGADRIPLDWETRLRIAIGVARGIAHIHAIEEGKLVHANIKASNIFLNSKGYGSISDTGLATMIITPTSPRASGYLAPEVTETRKATPAADVYSFGVLLLELLTGKSPLHVGEEVVHLVRWVNSVVREEWTSEVFDLELLRYPNIEEEMVEMLQIGMACVGRIQDQRPKMDEVLRMVEEIHRGNSGNRLSTESRSDGSTPITPHVIETPISLPH
- the LOC127091691 gene encoding probable inactive receptor kinase At4g23740 isoform X1, with the translated sequence MAKPSSRQTPCLVFQSTLLFIISSPLFPHSILSRKKNHTKEEKKQHSFENISYTCFALHPNFFIQSTRMRNKMALLFFYSETFIIGAMFFICIGAEPVADKQALLDFLHNMNHSAHLNWNKSSSVCKNWTRVTCNTEKSRVISLQLQSVGLNGSIPPNTLGRLKALQNLNLASNNITGFFPSDFYKLKNLTFLFLQFNKFSGPLPLDFSVWNNLTVVDFSNNGFNGSIPLSVSNLTHLTSLILANNTLSGEIPDINIPSLKDLNLENNNLSGVVPKTLHRFPSLSFSGNNLTFVNVYPPNSHIKRKKHKGLKEQALLGIIIGGCVLGILIIAVFWIVCCYKKQDEAGQLVKSQKNKEVFSDKKEASESLERNKIVFFEDCNYVFDLEDLLRASAEVLGKGTFGTVYKAALEETTTVAVKRLKEVTVGKREFEQQMEMVGGIRHENVAALRAYYYSKEEKLMVYDFYEQGSVSAMLHGKRGADRIPLDWETRLRIAIGVARGIAHIHAIEEGKLVHANIKASNIFLNSKGYGSISDTGLATMIITPTSPRASGYLAPEVTETRKATPAADVYSFGVLLLELLTGKSPLHVGEEVVHLVRWVNSVVREEWTSEVFDLELLRYPNIEEEMVEMLQIGMACVGRIQDQRPKMDEVLRMVEEIHRGNSGNRLSTESRSDGSTPITPHVIETPISLPH
- the LOC127091691 gene encoding probably inactive receptor-like protein kinase At5g41680 isoform X4, giving the protein MAKPSSRQTPCLVFQSTLLFIISSPLFPHSILSRKKNHTKEEKKQHSFENISYTCFALHPNFFIQSTRMRNKMALLFFYSETFIIGAMFFICIGAEPVADKQALLDFLHNMNHSAHLNWNKSSSVCKNWTRVTCNTEKSRVISLQLQSVGLNGSIPPNTLGEIPDINIPSLKDLNLENNNLSGVVPKTLHRFPSLSFSGNNLTFVNVYPPNSHIKRKKHKGLKEQALLGIIIGGCVLGILIIAVFWIVCCYKKQDEAGQLVKSQKNKEVFSDKKEASESLERNKIVFFEDCNYVFDLEDLLRASAEVLGKGTFGTVYKAALEETTTVAVKRLKEVTVGKREFEQQMEMVGGIRHENVAALRAYYYSKEEKLMVYDFYEQGSVSAMLHGKRGADRIPLDWETRLRIAIGVARGIAHIHAIEEGKLVHANIKASNIFLNSKGYGSISDTGLATMIITPTSPRASGYLAPEVTETRKATPAADVYSFGVLLLELLTGKSPLHVGEEVVHLVRWVNSVVREEWTSEVFDLELLRYPNIEEEMVEMLQIGMACVGRIQDQRPKMDEVLRMVEEIHRGNSGNRLSTESRSDGSTPITPHVIETPISLPH